Proteins found in one Agaribacterium sp. ZY112 genomic segment:
- a CDS encoding efflux RND transporter periplasmic adaptor subunit: MLRLTSLLFCSAFVLIVSACGKKEPEPIKDIIKPVKFYTVDSADTVRFEYPGQVSAAQESTMAFEVPGRIVNFPVVEGQEVRKGDVLAQLDLRDYESNLAAARSEYDRAKSNFNRGEELIKGQFISQMDYDNLRTSESAAKANLERSEKALEDATLRAPFDGMVAKKIADDFANVRAKQDVLLLHNLSDLEVVINIPESDWARVERSRQGEARNELDPHVQIAGFPKKIVPAVVREVSTTANPTTRTYAIKLAFKSEGDEMILPGMTAKAYVDLPNLVQGVAMQVPVNGVAYDSDGKAYVWLIDSSHVVSQQFVEVGQLVKGNIEILSGLKNGDVIATSGVHHLKAGAQVREFK; this comes from the coding sequence ATGTTACGCCTCACATCTCTTCTTTTTTGTTCAGCATTTGTACTTATTGTTAGTGCGTGTGGCAAAAAAGAGCCAGAACCCATAAAAGACATCATTAAACCGGTTAAATTTTATACGGTCGATAGCGCCGATACTGTTAGATTTGAATACCCAGGCCAAGTAAGCGCTGCCCAAGAGTCGACGATGGCGTTTGAAGTGCCTGGGCGCATCGTAAATTTCCCGGTGGTTGAGGGGCAGGAAGTTAGAAAAGGTGATGTTCTAGCTCAGCTTGATTTGCGTGATTATGAAAGTAATTTGGCCGCAGCTCGCAGTGAGTATGACAGAGCTAAGAGTAACTTTAATCGCGGTGAAGAATTGATTAAAGGTCAATTTATTTCGCAAATGGACTATGACAATTTACGTACCAGCGAGAGTGCCGCCAAAGCTAATTTAGAACGCTCAGAAAAAGCCTTAGAAGACGCCACCCTACGCGCACCTTTTGATGGCATGGTTGCGAAGAAAATCGCGGATGACTTTGCCAATGTGCGCGCCAAACAAGATGTTTTACTGCTGCACAATTTAAGTGATCTTGAGGTGGTCATAAATATCCCTGAAAGTGATTGGGCTCGTGTTGAACGTTCACGCCAAGGCGAAGCGCGTAATGAGCTTGACCCCCATGTTCAAATTGCGGGTTTTCCAAAGAAAATTGTGCCTGCTGTTGTGCGTGAGGTATCAACCACAGCTAATCCGACTACTCGAACCTACGCCATTAAGCTGGCTTTTAAGTCAGAGGGCGATGAGATGATTCTTCCGGGGATGACGGCAAAAGCTTATGTGGATTTACCCAATCTGGTTCAAGGTGTGGCCATGCAAGTGCCGGTGAATGGCGTAGCCTATGACTCCGATGGTAAAGCCTATGTTTGGCTTATTGATTCAAGCCATGTCGTCTCTCAGCAGTTTGTTGAAGTCGGCCAGCTAGTGAAAGGCAATATTGAGATATTAAGTGGCCTAAAAAATGGTGATGTGATTGCAACATCTGGTGTACATCATCTTAAAGCTGGCGCTCAAGTGCGTGAGTTTAAGTAG
- a CDS encoding ABC transporter substrate-binding protein — MKYMAFFLFVLVFASPVYADKPTSIKVAGYKVDRVRALFDGIVKIDGVEASFEQRAIGDLNTEAFSGGQRYDITEIGLHPFILAVANDGFDDYQLLPIYPVRVFRHKSIFIRTDRGIKKPQDLKGKTIATAGFSSTSLTWIRGILENEYGVKPSDIHWVISQQDSSAVAVGKVSKNESLVPRGLDVKLGPEGMSESDLLAEGLVDAVFHAAEPKAYIDGHPKVARLFTDSVAVEQEYYKKTGIFPIMHAVAVKRSLLKKHPRLAQRIYDAYSESKLYDFKSMDLGWAFNSVPWYPQALEQTRNTMGNDFWPYGVERNKKALEALLEYSYHQGMSKKQLSIDDLFGEYQELVFSPSK; from the coding sequence ATGAAATACATGGCGTTTTTTTTATTTGTATTGGTATTTGCAAGCCCTGTTTACGCGGACAAACCGACATCTATTAAAGTAGCTGGGTACAAGGTAGATCGTGTTCGGGCGCTCTTCGATGGAATAGTTAAGATCGATGGTGTAGAAGCTAGCTTTGAGCAAAGAGCGATTGGCGATTTAAATACAGAAGCTTTTAGTGGTGGCCAACGTTATGATATTACAGAGATTGGCCTTCATCCGTTTATTTTGGCTGTAGCTAATGATGGCTTTGATGACTACCAATTATTACCTATCTATCCAGTTAGGGTGTTTCGCCATAAAAGTATTTTTATTCGTACGGACAGGGGGATTAAAAAACCACAAGACCTGAAAGGGAAAACCATTGCTACCGCAGGTTTTTCTTCAACCTCGCTAACTTGGATTCGCGGGATACTAGAGAATGAATACGGGGTTAAACCTTCCGATATTCATTGGGTCATATCACAGCAAGATTCGTCAGCTGTGGCTGTGGGTAAGGTATCGAAAAACGAGAGCCTAGTACCTAGGGGACTCGACGTTAAGCTTGGCCCTGAGGGCATGAGTGAATCCGACTTATTGGCAGAGGGGCTGGTTGATGCTGTGTTTCATGCTGCAGAGCCTAAGGCTTATATTGATGGTCACCCTAAAGTGGCTCGTCTCTTTACTGACTCTGTAGCCGTCGAACAAGAATATTACAAAAAAACGGGTATCTTCCCGATCATGCATGCTGTTGCAGTGAAAAGGTCCTTACTTAAAAAGCACCCACGCTTAGCTCAGCGTATTTATGATGCCTACAGTGAGTCTAAGTTATATGATTTTAAATCTATGGACCTGGGTTGGGCTTTTAATAGTGTTCCGTGGTATCCGCAGGCGCTAGAGCAAACTCGGAATACGATGGGCAATGATTTTTGGCCTTATGGTGTTGAGAGAAACAAAAAAGCTCTTGAGGCACTCTTAGAGTATTCTTATCATCAGGGAATGAGTAAGAAACAACTTAGCATCGATGACCTATTTGGTGAATATCAAGAATTAGTTTTCAGCCCAAGTAAATAA
- a CDS encoding arylsulfatase → MKPSPLSTVKRGALLGLFALGLSACGDKTNSAAEQTNTAADKGATSANTYSTNAKGNRIKHVDGFGGVIAERYEESKEWWAPEPEPPKDAPNVIIFLLDDTGFAHIESFGGLIKTPNIDALAGDGLRYNNFHTTALCSPSRGSLMAGRNPHSIGLGSHALTAMGFPGYNAVMPESAKSVANYLGEHGYVNYALGKWDHTPLYEVSQVGPFDRWPSGEGFHHAYTFMAADVHQFVPVMWNDHTPEHYRKSEHLDKDLADRAIHYITGHKSIKPDIPLMMLWASGSMHSPHHAPDNYLDKYKGKFDMGWDKTREIIHQRQLKLGIIPEGTLLSPRIDELPAWDSLNTDEKKLYARQMEVFAAQLEYVDMQIGRVVDELKRIGEYDNTLIFVTSDNGASGEGGLAGTFNETYVLNGLQTPFEANMRHLEDWGRTNTYPHYHAAWAMAGNTPFKYFKQSEHRGGQADALIVSWPTGIKARGEIRNQYHHISDIAPTIMDVVGIEVPETYHGIEQQPMDGTSMAYSFNNADAPNAKKRQYYEMFGNRAIWVDGWKAVTLHANRMPWELNVTLDFDKDVWELYHVAEDFSESKNLADEMPEKLEELKAIFEEEAWKYNVFPLYDDMIKRLASQQDRLFGDQKEFVYFWPGAVRIAEKASAPVKDRSHTITTRIDYNGKDEGVIVAVGGMTGGFSMFIQNSRLKYDYNYLDGVYYQMQSPKLKAGINDFEFKFTRSGPFAGTGELYVNGKKVDEVTMPKMHISTYSLAETFDIGRDTGTQVSKLYEGPFIYNGKLDRVNITLND, encoded by the coding sequence ATGAAGCCCTCCCCCCTATCCACTGTTAAACGAGGCGCCCTACTCGGCCTCTTTGCCTTAGGCTTAAGTGCCTGCGGCGATAAAACCAACAGCGCCGCCGAACAAACAAACACTGCTGCAGATAAAGGCGCAACCAGCGCCAACACATACAGTACCAATGCCAAGGGCAATCGCATAAAACATGTCGACGGTTTTGGTGGTGTGATTGCTGAGCGTTATGAAGAATCAAAAGAGTGGTGGGCTCCAGAACCTGAGCCCCCTAAAGACGCGCCTAATGTCATTATCTTTCTACTGGATGACACCGGTTTTGCTCATATAGAAAGCTTTGGCGGCTTAATCAAAACACCTAACATTGATGCGCTTGCAGGAGATGGCCTGCGTTATAACAACTTCCATACCACGGCTTTATGCTCACCATCACGTGGTTCACTTATGGCCGGTCGCAACCCGCACAGTATAGGCTTGGGTTCACACGCCTTAACGGCTATGGGCTTTCCCGGTTACAACGCTGTTATGCCGGAATCGGCCAAATCAGTGGCCAACTACTTAGGTGAGCACGGTTATGTGAACTATGCGCTGGGCAAATGGGATCACACACCACTTTACGAAGTAAGCCAAGTAGGCCCCTTTGATAGGTGGCCAAGTGGTGAAGGTTTCCACCATGCTTATACCTTTATGGCCGCCGACGTTCACCAGTTTGTTCCGGTTATGTGGAACGACCACACCCCCGAGCACTATCGCAAAAGTGAGCATTTAGACAAAGACCTCGCTGACCGCGCCATTCATTACATTACCGGTCATAAAAGCATCAAGCCCGATATTCCTTTAATGATGTTATGGGCTTCCGGCTCTATGCACAGCCCTCACCATGCACCTGATAACTACCTTGATAAATACAAAGGTAAATTCGACATGGGATGGGATAAAACACGAGAAATAATCCATCAGCGACAACTTAAGCTTGGCATTATTCCTGAGGGCACCTTGCTTAGCCCGCGTATCGACGAGCTACCCGCTTGGGACAGTCTTAATACCGATGAGAAAAAGCTATATGCCCGCCAAATGGAAGTCTTTGCTGCCCAGCTTGAATATGTCGATATGCAAATTGGACGTGTTGTAGATGAGCTCAAACGCATTGGCGAATACGACAATACGCTTATCTTTGTAACCTCAGATAACGGGGCTAGCGGTGAGGGTGGCCTAGCCGGCACCTTTAACGAAACCTATGTACTTAATGGTTTACAAACTCCTTTTGAAGCCAATATGCGCCACCTTGAAGACTGGGGCCGAACCAATACATATCCGCACTATCATGCAGCATGGGCTATGGCGGGTAATACTCCCTTTAAATACTTCAAACAAAGTGAACACCGTGGCGGTCAAGCTGATGCTCTTATCGTAAGCTGGCCAACAGGTATTAAAGCACGTGGTGAAATTCGCAATCAGTACCATCACATTAGCGATATTGCGCCAACAATTATGGATGTTGTCGGCATCGAAGTACCTGAGACTTATCACGGCATAGAGCAGCAACCCATGGATGGCACCTCTATGGCTTATAGTTTTAATAATGCCGATGCACCTAACGCTAAAAAGCGACAGTACTATGAGATGTTTGGCAACCGCGCTATTTGGGTTGATGGCTGGAAGGCCGTGACCCTTCACGCAAATCGTATGCCGTGGGAGCTCAACGTAACCTTAGACTTCGATAAAGATGTGTGGGAGCTCTACCACGTCGCCGAAGATTTCAGTGAGAGTAAAAACCTCGCCGATGAAATGCCTGAAAAACTCGAAGAGCTAAAAGCCATCTTTGAAGAAGAAGCGTGGAAATACAATGTATTCCCTCTCTACGACGATATGATCAAACGCTTAGCATCACAACAAGACAGACTTTTTGGCGACCAAAAAGAATTTGTTTATTTTTGGCCTGGCGCTGTGCGCATAGCCGAAAAAGCCTCTGCGCCAGTAAAAGACCGAAGCCATACAATCACAACCCGTATTGACTATAACGGCAAAGACGAAGGGGTCATTGTCGCGGTGGGTGGTATGACAGGAGGCTTTAGCATGTTCATTCAAAACAGCCGCCTGAAATACGATTACAACTACTTAGACGGTGTTTATTACCAAATGCAATCACCAAAACTTAAAGCAGGCATAAACGATTTTGAATTTAAGTTCACCCGCTCAGGGCCTTTTGCGGGTACTGGAGAACTCTATGTTAATGGAAAAAAAGTCGATGAAGTCACCATGCCTAAGATGCACATTTCAACTTACTCACTAGCCGAAACCTTTGATATAGGTCGCGATACCGGCACTCAAGTAAGCAAACTCTATGAAGGGCCTTTTATTTACAACGGTAAACTGGATAGGGTTAATATCACCTTAAATGATTAA
- a CDS encoding efflux RND transporter permease subunit: MNIADFCIRKSTVTAVIAVLMLLGGLSAFNSMSRLEDPEFTIKDALVITPYPGATAQEVEQEVTDEIEKAIQQMGQVDEVVSKSDRGLSTITVTMKDKYDRAALPQVWDELRRKVGDAQGELPPGAVSSMVIDDYGDVYGVFVAIYGDEYSYAELKKVVDMLRKELLLVQDVAKIETFGEREEVMYVELDRERMTQLGIPPNTLINSLKSKNLVADTGRVKVGTEYIAIQPSGVIGSKEDFENLLISSDGSAQIYLKDIAVVRRDYKDPQQSMIRYDGQEAIGLGISTVSGGNVVVMGEALQERAEELKSRIPLGIEVGIISMQSEAVATAIKGFTSSLLQAVVIVVVVLLFFMGLRSALLIGAILLITIAGSFIFLAPWGVALERISLGALIIALGMLVDNAIVVVDGMLMKLQQGVERRRAASEVVAQNAMPLLGGTLIAILAFAAIGTSNDSTGEFCRSLFQVVFVSLLLSWVTAVTIMPLLCVWFLEAPKKSESGDAYAGGFYSKYRRFLEMCIRRRRLTVIAVLLVFASSLWSFKYVEQSFFPPSTRPQLMLDIWLPQGSHINATRDTTEQVEQYLLGREEVTHVSSLIAQGGLRFLLTYTPEKLNSSYAQLIMDVEPETDMDQLILELEAHMRESYPDVLAYGSKFMLGPGSVGKIQARLSGPNANELRRLSLQVEEILLADSDSKSVRTDWRQRVKVVKPIVAEEQANLNGITRTDIAETIKENFDGVQVGVYRDNDLLLPIIFRAPDERRRDVSSLNNVQIYSNATHKFIPLRQVVSDFETSYEDEMLYRRDRKLTITVFADPTLGQASALFKRVRPQIEALELPPGYTLEWGGEYEDSGKAQAALASKLPVFILMMVVITIMLFNNLRQPLIIWSCVPLALIGVTYGLLGAHQPFGFMALLGFLSLMGMLIKNAIVLIDQINIESAGGKPLHEAIVFSAISRLRPVSMAALTTALGMVPLLLDAFFAAMAVTIIFGLMCATVLTMVIVPVLYALIYRVKASPDGGME; the protein is encoded by the coding sequence GTGAATATTGCAGATTTTTGTATTCGTAAATCAACCGTTACAGCAGTTATTGCTGTATTGATGTTGCTAGGTGGCTTAAGTGCTTTTAATAGCATGAGCCGTTTGGAGGACCCTGAGTTCACCATTAAAGACGCTTTAGTGATTACCCCCTATCCGGGCGCAACAGCTCAGGAAGTTGAGCAAGAAGTAACAGACGAAATTGAAAAAGCCATCCAGCAGATGGGACAGGTCGATGAGGTTGTCTCTAAGTCAGATCGTGGTTTAAGTACTATTACCGTGACCATGAAAGACAAATACGATAGGGCTGCCTTACCGCAGGTTTGGGATGAGTTACGCCGTAAAGTTGGGGATGCCCAGGGAGAGCTACCACCTGGCGCCGTTTCTTCGATGGTAATTGATGATTACGGTGATGTTTATGGTGTGTTTGTTGCCATTTATGGTGATGAATATAGTTATGCTGAGCTTAAAAAAGTTGTTGATATGCTGCGCAAGGAATTATTACTTGTGCAAGACGTCGCCAAAATTGAGACTTTTGGTGAGCGTGAAGAAGTTATGTATGTCGAGCTCGATCGCGAGCGCATGACCCAGCTAGGTATTCCCCCCAATACCTTGATTAATTCTCTGAAAAGTAAGAATTTAGTGGCCGATACAGGTCGAGTTAAAGTGGGTACCGAATATATTGCGATCCAGCCGAGTGGTGTTATTGGCTCCAAGGAAGATTTTGAAAATTTATTAATTAGCTCGGATGGCAGCGCGCAGATTTATTTAAAAGATATTGCGGTTGTACGCAGAGACTATAAAGACCCTCAGCAAAGTATGATTCGTTACGATGGTCAAGAAGCCATCGGTTTAGGAATTAGTACAGTCAGTGGTGGTAATGTTGTTGTTATGGGTGAGGCCCTGCAGGAGCGTGCAGAAGAGTTAAAGAGCAGGATTCCTTTAGGGATTGAGGTGGGAATTATCTCAATGCAAAGTGAAGCGGTCGCAACAGCAATTAAAGGCTTTACTAGCTCATTACTGCAAGCCGTTGTGATTGTTGTGGTTGTGCTTTTGTTTTTTATGGGGTTACGTTCAGCCCTCTTAATTGGTGCCATTTTACTGATTACCATTGCTGGTAGTTTTATCTTTCTAGCGCCGTGGGGCGTAGCACTTGAGCGTATCAGTCTTGGTGCACTTATTATTGCTTTAGGTATGCTGGTCGATAATGCCATTGTGGTGGTAGATGGCATGCTAATGAAGTTACAACAAGGCGTAGAACGGCGCCGTGCTGCCAGTGAAGTGGTTGCCCAAAATGCCATGCCCTTATTAGGGGGAACCCTCATTGCCATCTTGGCTTTTGCCGCTATCGGTACGTCTAACGACAGTACTGGTGAATTCTGCCGAAGTTTATTCCAAGTTGTATTTGTCTCTTTATTACTAAGTTGGGTCACTGCTGTGACGATTATGCCTCTCTTGTGTGTATGGTTTTTAGAGGCACCTAAAAAGTCAGAAAGTGGTGATGCCTATGCCGGAGGGTTTTATAGCAAGTACCGCCGCTTTTTGGAAATGTGCATACGCCGTCGCCGCTTAACGGTGATAGCGGTACTGTTGGTATTTGCTTCTTCCTTGTGGAGCTTTAAATATGTTGAGCAGAGCTTTTTCCCGCCCTCAACTCGTCCCCAGTTAATGCTTGATATCTGGCTGCCTCAGGGTTCTCATATTAATGCCACTCGTGATACGACAGAGCAAGTTGAGCAGTATTTGCTCGGGCGTGAGGAGGTGACTCATGTGAGCTCTTTGATTGCCCAAGGTGGTTTACGCTTCTTATTGACTTATACGCCTGAAAAGCTAAATTCGTCTTATGCTCAATTAATTATGGATGTTGAGCCCGAAACGGATATGGACCAGCTTATTCTTGAGTTGGAGGCTCACATGCGTGAGAGCTATCCAGACGTATTGGCTTATGGCTCTAAATTTATGCTGGGGCCAGGTTCTGTCGGTAAAATTCAGGCGCGTTTATCTGGGCCTAATGCTAATGAGTTGCGTCGTTTATCGCTGCAAGTTGAAGAGATTTTATTAGCTGATAGTGATAGCAAGTCGGTGCGTACTGATTGGCGTCAGCGCGTGAAGGTTGTTAAGCCTATTGTTGCTGAAGAACAAGCTAATCTAAATGGTATTACCCGTACGGACATAGCCGAAACAATAAAAGAAAATTTCGATGGTGTTCAGGTAGGGGTTTATCGCGATAATGATTTATTATTGCCTATTATCTTTCGAGCGCCCGATGAGCGCCGCCGAGATGTGTCTAGCTTGAATAATGTTCAAATTTATTCCAATGCGACACATAAATTTATCCCCTTACGCCAAGTGGTTTCCGACTTTGAAACATCCTATGAGGATGAAATGTTGTATCGGCGTGATAGAAAGCTAACTATTACGGTGTTTGCAGATCCTACACTGGGGCAAGCCAGTGCGCTCTTTAAGCGTGTTAGACCGCAAATCGAAGCACTTGAATTGCCGCCAGGATATACCCTTGAATGGGGGGGGGAGTATGAAGATAGCGGCAAGGCCCAAGCCGCTCTTGCAAGCAAGTTGCCTGTCTTTATTCTTATGATGGTGGTGATAACCATCATGCTGTTTAATAATTTACGTCAGCCTTTAATTATCTGGTCTTGTGTTCCTTTGGCACTAATTGGTGTTACCTATGGTCTATTAGGTGCGCATCAGCCTTTTGGTTTTATGGCTCTGCTTGGCTTCTTAAGTTTGATGGGCATGCTAATTAAGAATGCGATTGTATTAATTGACCAGATCAATATTGAAAGTGCAGGGGGCAAACCTTTGCATGAGGCGATTGTGTTTTCGGCTATTAGCCGTTTAAGGCCGGTGAGTATGGCTGCGTTGACGACCGCTTTGGGTATGGTGCCTTTGCTCTTAGACGCTTTTTTTGCAGCGATGGCGGTTACTATTATTTTTGGTTTGATGTGTGCGACGGTTCTAACCATGGTTATAGTCCCTGTTTTATACGCATTAATTTACAGAGTTAAAGCAAGTCCTGATGGAGGGATGGAATAA